The following proteins are encoded in a genomic region of Synechococcus sp. CBW1002:
- a CDS encoding RpoD/SigA family RNA polymerase sigma factor yields the protein MPSLSLVATAGSATGPHGDLVRSYLRDIGRVPLLTHEQEITLGRQVQELMALEELREELTLRCGGQPPSEEQLAVEASLTVALLKRRLANGRRAKERMVAANLRLVVSVAKKYTKRNMELLDLIQEGTIGLVRGVEKFDPTRGYKFSTYAYWWIRQGITRAIAEKSRTIRLPIHITETLNKLKKGQRELSQELGRTPTVTELAVFVELPEDEVKELLCRARQPVSLETKVGDSEDTELLDLLAGDGVLPEELVDGECLRGDLSSLLEQLPELQGRVLKMRFGIDGNEPMSLTLIAKTLGMSRDKTRNIERRALEGIRSRSELLQGYLVA from the coding sequence ATGCCTTCCCTCTCCCTGGTTGCCACCGCCGGCTCCGCCACGGGGCCCCACGGCGATCTGGTGCGCTCCTACCTGCGCGACATCGGCCGGGTACCACTGCTCACCCACGAGCAGGAGATCACCCTCGGCCGTCAGGTCCAGGAGCTGATGGCCCTCGAAGAACTCCGCGAGGAACTCACTCTGCGTTGCGGCGGCCAGCCGCCCAGTGAGGAGCAGCTGGCCGTTGAAGCCAGTCTCACGGTGGCCCTGCTCAAGCGCCGGCTCGCCAACGGCCGCCGCGCCAAGGAGCGGATGGTGGCCGCCAACCTGCGGCTGGTGGTGAGTGTGGCGAAGAAGTACACCAAGCGGAACATGGAACTGCTGGATCTGATCCAGGAGGGCACGATCGGGCTGGTGCGGGGCGTGGAGAAATTCGATCCCACCCGCGGCTACAAGTTCTCCACCTACGCCTACTGGTGGATCCGCCAGGGGATCACCCGGGCGATCGCCGAAAAGAGCCGCACGATCCGCCTGCCGATCCACATCACCGAGACCCTCAACAAGCTCAAGAAGGGGCAACGGGAGCTCAGCCAGGAGCTGGGCCGCACCCCCACCGTCACCGAGCTGGCGGTGTTTGTCGAACTGCCGGAAGACGAGGTCAAGGAGCTGCTCTGCCGGGCCCGCCAGCCGGTCAGCCTGGAAACCAAGGTGGGCGACAGTGAGGACACCGAACTGCTCGACCTGCTGGCCGGCGATGGCGTGCTGCCCGAGGAGCTGGTCGATGGCGAGTGCCTGCGGGGCGATCTGAGCTCCCTGCTGGAGCAGTTGCCGGAACTGCAGGGACGGGTGTTGAAGATGCGGTTCGGCATCGACGGTAACGAGCCGATGAGCCTCACCCTGATCGCCAAGACCCTCGGCATGAGCCGCGACAAAACCCGCAACATCGAGCGGCGAGCTTTGGAGGGAATCCGTTCCCGCTCCGAGCTGCTGCAGGGATACCTGGTGGCCTGA
- a CDS encoding AarF/ABC1/UbiB kinase family protein has product MPSYDASADRRWLLRRPWLLIARLVVVLSQLGGLALVLVVQGNSRDRAVQQRLARRILTTLTNLGPCFIKVGQALSTRPDLVRRDWLEQLTQLQDNLPPFDHETALALIEAELGAPVEQLFEEFPHYPMAAASLGQVYRARLADGHWVAVKVQRPNLPYILRRDLAIIRLLGVAAAPILPLNLGFGLAEIIDEFGRTLFEEIDYHCEADNAERFAALFADHPEVIVPRVYRQLSSRHVLTTQWINGVKLQNRQELEARHLDPAALIRTGVISGLQQLLEFGYFHADPHPGNLFALPGKTGAMGHMAYVDFGMMDSISNADRLTLTGAVVHLINRDFAALAQDFIDLGFLNPNADLTPILPALEEVLGGALGENVGSFNFKAITDRFSELMFDYPFRVPARFALIIRAVVSQEGLALRLDPSFKIIRVAYPYVARRLLAGDTAEMREKLLEVIFDRDGRLRIERLENLLQVVEGDQTSPDLLPVATDGLRLLLGPGGSSLRQRLLLTLVRNDRLHTEDLRALLGLMRRTFSARKLASGVLARLNPLAAAA; this is encoded by the coding sequence GTGCCCTCTTACGACGCCAGCGCTGACCGCCGCTGGCTGCTGCGTCGCCCCTGGCTGCTGATCGCCCGGCTGGTGGTGGTGCTGAGCCAGCTGGGCGGCCTGGCCCTGGTGCTGGTCGTGCAGGGCAACAGCCGCGATCGGGCTGTGCAGCAGCGTCTGGCCCGGCGCATTCTCACCACCCTCACCAACCTGGGCCCCTGCTTCATCAAGGTGGGCCAGGCGCTCTCCACCCGTCCCGACCTGGTGCGGCGCGACTGGCTGGAGCAGCTCACCCAGCTGCAGGACAACCTTCCCCCCTTCGATCACGAGACCGCCCTGGCGCTGATCGAGGCCGAGCTGGGCGCTCCGGTGGAACAGCTGTTCGAGGAGTTCCCCCATTACCCCATGGCCGCGGCCAGCCTCGGCCAGGTGTACAGGGCCCGGCTGGCCGATGGCCACTGGGTGGCTGTGAAGGTGCAGCGACCCAACCTTCCTTACATCCTGCGCCGCGATCTGGCGATCATCCGACTGCTTGGCGTGGCGGCAGCCCCGATCCTGCCGCTCAACCTCGGTTTCGGATTGGCTGAGATCATCGATGAATTCGGCCGCACCCTGTTTGAAGAGATCGACTACCACTGCGAGGCTGATAATGCCGAGCGATTCGCTGCTCTGTTCGCTGACCACCCGGAGGTGATCGTTCCGCGGGTGTACCGGCAGCTCTCCAGCCGTCATGTGCTCACGACCCAGTGGATCAATGGGGTGAAGCTTCAGAACCGGCAGGAGCTGGAGGCGCGCCATCTCGATCCCGCCGCCCTGATCCGCACCGGCGTGATTTCCGGCCTGCAGCAACTGCTCGAGTTCGGCTATTTCCACGCCGATCCCCATCCGGGCAATCTGTTTGCGCTGCCTGGCAAGACCGGAGCCATGGGCCATATGGCCTATGTGGATTTCGGCATGATGGACTCGATCAGTAATGCCGATCGCCTCACCCTCACCGGTGCGGTGGTGCACCTGATCAACCGTGACTTCGCCGCCCTGGCCCAGGACTTCATCGATCTCGGCTTCCTCAATCCCAATGCCGACCTGACCCCGATCCTGCCGGCACTGGAGGAGGTGCTGGGCGGGGCGCTTGGCGAAAATGTGGGCAGCTTCAACTTCAAGGCGATCACGGATCGCTTCTCGGAGCTGATGTTCGACTACCCCTTCCGCGTGCCGGCCCGCTTCGCCCTGATCATCCGTGCCGTGGTGAGCCAGGAAGGGCTGGCGCTGCGGCTGGATCCCAGCTTCAAGATCATCCGGGTCGCCTATCCCTATGTTGCTCGGCGCCTGCTGGCGGGGGACACCGCCGAGATGCGCGAGAAGCTGCTGGAGGTGATCTTCGACCGCGATGGCCGCCTGCGCATCGAGCGGCTCGAAAATCTGCTGCAGGTGGTGGAAGGCGACCAGACCAGTCCGGATCTGCTGCCGGTGGCCACCGATGGCCTGCGGCTCCTGCTTGGCCCTGGCGGCAGCAGCCTGCGTCAGCGTCTGCTGCTCACCCTGGTGCGGAACGACCGGCTCCACACCGAAGATCTGCGGGCCCTGCTGGGTCTGATGCGCCGCACCTTCTCAGCCCGCAAGCTGGCCAGCGGGGTGCTCGCCCGGCTCAATCCCCTGGCCGCCGCAGCCTGA
- a CDS encoding lysine decarboxylase: MTLLPDLPWFRPQSSPAAPLLAALRAGRGELALHLPAHGRGRGLAPELRQLLRQPPGCWDLPELPRFGGPLEATGAVAEAQALAAELLGAQRCWFGVNGASGLLQAALLALGQPGDRVLLPRNLHRSLLHGCVLGGLEPLLYEVPFDPATGLWHPPTPELLERLLQAASAPGLPGTQARLPGSRIAALVLVSPTYHGFRADLPPLLAQAHAAGLPVLVDGAHGWGEALAAGADLEVLSLQKSGGGLAQSAALLSRGERVAVAAIERALLWLQTSSPSALLLTSAAAALGHRSSRAGQRQHQRALALAARLQQALRQRQLPLVETEDPLRLVLNTAALGINGLEADDWLMERGVVAELPEPGTLTFCLGTCPPAGLRRLPQHLAALRTALGADPAPPFEPPPLPPLACLELPLAAAWRSPREFVPLERACGRIAAEPLCPYPPGIPLLIPGERIDASRASWLQRQRRLWPGQIADTVAVVAG; this comes from the coding sequence GTGACCCTGCTTCCCGACCTGCCCTGGTTCCGACCGCAGTCCAGTCCGGCGGCACCGCTGCTGGCGGCCCTGCGGGCGGGTCGCGGCGAACTGGCCTTGCATCTGCCGGCCCATGGCCGCGGCCGGGGCCTGGCTCCGGAGCTGCGCCAGTTGCTGCGCCAGCCGCCCGGCTGCTGGGATCTGCCCGAATTGCCCCGCTTCGGCGGACCACTGGAGGCCACAGGGGCGGTGGCTGAGGCGCAGGCCCTCGCCGCTGAGCTGCTCGGGGCGCAGCGCTGCTGGTTCGGGGTCAACGGGGCCAGCGGCCTGCTGCAGGCGGCCCTGCTGGCCCTCGGCCAGCCCGGCGATCGGGTGCTGCTGCCCCGCAACCTGCACCGCAGCCTGCTGCATGGCTGCGTGCTGGGCGGACTCGAACCCCTGCTCTACGAGGTGCCCTTCGATCCGGCCACCGGCCTGTGGCATCCACCAACACCGGAGCTGCTGGAGCGGCTGCTGCAGGCCGCCTCTGCTCCGGGCTTGCCGGGAACCCAGGCCCGGCTGCCAGGTAGCCGGATCGCGGCACTGGTGCTGGTCAGCCCCACCTATCACGGGTTTCGGGCCGATCTGCCGCCGCTGCTGGCCCAGGCCCACGCCGCGGGGCTGCCGGTGCTGGTGGATGGCGCCCATGGCTGGGGTGAGGCCCTGGCTGCCGGGGCCGATCTGGAGGTGCTCTCCCTGCAGAAGAGCGGCGGGGGCCTTGCCCAGAGCGCTGCGCTGCTGAGCCGGGGCGAGCGGGTCGCGGTGGCGGCGATCGAGCGGGCCCTGCTCTGGCTGCAGACCTCCAGCCCCAGTGCCCTGCTGCTCACCTCCGCGGCCGCAGCGCTGGGCCACCGGAGCAGCCGGGCGGGCCAGCGTCAGCATCAGCGGGCTCTGGCGCTGGCCGCACGGCTGCAGCAGGCCCTGCGGCAGAGGCAACTGCCGCTGGTGGAGACGGAGGATCCCCTGCGACTCGTGCTCAACACCGCCGCCCTGGGGATCAACGGTCTCGAGGCCGATGACTGGCTGATGGAGCGCGGCGTGGTGGCCGAACTGCCGGAACCCGGCACGCTCACCTTCTGCCTCGGCACCTGCCCGCCGGCTGGCCTGCGCCGGCTGCCGCAGCACCTGGCCGCCCTGCGCACGGCGCTCGGCGCCGATCCTGCCCCACCCTTCGAGCCACCGCCGCTGCCGCCTCTGGCCTGCCTGGAGCTTCCCCTGGCCGCGGCCTGGAGATCCCCCCGCGAGTTCGTGCCGCTGGAGCGGGCCTGCGGACGCATCGCCGCCGAGCCGCTCTGCCCCTATCCACCCGGCATTCCACTGCTGATCCCCGGAGAACGGATCGACGCCAGCCGCGCCAGCTGGTTGCAGAGGCAGCGGCGGCTCTGGCCCGGCCAGATCGCTGATACGGTGGCGGTTGTGGCCGGATGA
- the cbiT gene encoding precorrin-6Y C5,15-methyltransferase subunit CbiT: protein MAEPGPDSPGSHADQDGSRYLWDFVTPGLPDNAFEDAPGFSPTPLELRVMLLAHLRPRADSLVWDIGGGTGALALEIARLMPAGEVHTLERDPEAIALLERNRRRFGIPNLHIHPGQAPADLHTLPPRPDRVVLEVGRPLGEVLQAVWPSLTPSGRLVISTTSLEGLVDATDTLTQLQARDVHVVQATVHRMQRRGSQAKLAAAEPLFLIAAER, encoded by the coding sequence ATGGCGGAACCCGGCCCCGATTCTCCGGGCTCGCACGCTGACCAGGACGGCAGCCGCTACCTCTGGGATTTCGTGACCCCGGGGCTGCCGGACAACGCCTTTGAAGATGCCCCGGGCTTCAGCCCCACCCCCCTGGAACTGCGGGTGATGCTGCTGGCACACCTGCGGCCGCGCGCCGATTCGCTGGTCTGGGACATCGGCGGCGGCACCGGTGCCCTGGCCCTGGAGATCGCCCGGCTGATGCCCGCCGGCGAAGTGCACACCCTGGAGCGGGATCCGGAGGCGATCGCCCTGCTGGAGCGCAACCGTCGCCGCTTCGGGATCCCCAACCTCCACATCCACCCCGGCCAGGCCCCCGCCGATCTCCACACCCTGCCGCCCCGTCCTGATCGGGTGGTGCTGGAGGTGGGGCGTCCCCTCGGTGAGGTGCTGCAGGCGGTGTGGCCATCACTCACCCCCAGCGGCCGGCTGGTGATCAGCACCACCAGCCTCGAGGGTCTGGTGGATGCCACCGACACCCTCACCCAGCTGCAGGCCCGCGACGTGCATGTGGTGCAGGCCACCGTGCACCGCATGCAGCGGCGCGGCAGCCAGGCGAAGCTGGCCGCGGCCGAGCCGCTGTTTCTGATCGCGGCCGAGCGCTGA